In Geobacter anodireducens, a genomic segment contains:
- a CDS encoding chemotaxis protein → MFKEMKLGYRLIGSFAIMAVIVAVTGFIGIRSIGMVGSRVSDLMQTRADQQKLALQLQAAERTSRVALLEAMMGHVDAKTMATNVESYHKNRDIFRRYSNALRKGDPALGIRLGAVDTVMEEHAKALMETWSEYEKVADKIIAYKAGVLSGSESPSALVESRLISELSGASEFVARDIDDLIETVKGLMQAVGQETRQIRASVSITFVIVIIGAAVLAFVFGVVATRNIIRRVNMMVKALNKGAEGDLTVRVTTSATDELSLLGRDFNIMLEMLGELVRKVNHSLVEVGQISANIFEASRRVMAAAEVQAEGVSLTSSAVAQINTSIKEVSRGVDGLSLSASETSSSILEMAASIEEVAVNVDSLAQAVEEVSSSVMEMAASIKQIANSVVSLQDVTTTTASSVAEMDSSIRQVEKNAMETAAISEEVRRDAEMGKASVEATIAGIHEIKRSSRITSEVIETLSVRATDIGAILSVIDEVAEQTNLLALNAAIIAAQAGEHGKGFAVVADEIKELAERTTSSTREIAQLIKGVQDETARAVEAIDLAEKSIADGEALSHKSGEALAKIVSGVQGATTQVESIARATMEQAKGSQMIRSAMERVSDMIAQVASATREQGKGSDMIMAAAERMKGLTSQVRISTREQSKVGSFIARSTENITDMIQQIKRACDEQSRGSDQIIRAVEDIQESTSTNLGSARMMDDAVSRLSRQLEVLERGMSSFKVEDRHPGTGAGDLRTP, encoded by the coding sequence ATGTTCAAGGAAATGAAACTCGGTTACCGGCTCATCGGCTCCTTTGCCATCATGGCCGTCATCGTCGCTGTCACAGGATTTATCGGCATCCGCTCCATCGGGATGGTCGGGAGCCGGGTTTCGGATCTCATGCAGACCCGTGCGGACCAGCAGAAGCTGGCGTTGCAGCTCCAGGCCGCCGAGCGCACCAGCCGCGTCGCCCTGCTGGAAGCGATGATGGGGCACGTGGATGCCAAGACCATGGCGACGAACGTGGAGTCCTACCATAAGAACCGGGACATCTTCAGGCGCTACAGCAATGCGCTGCGCAAGGGTGACCCGGCCCTGGGCATCCGGCTGGGCGCCGTCGATACCGTCATGGAAGAGCACGCCAAGGCGCTCATGGAGACCTGGAGCGAGTATGAAAAGGTGGCGGACAAGATCATCGCCTACAAGGCAGGGGTCCTGAGCGGCTCGGAGTCCCCTTCGGCGCTCGTTGAGTCCCGGCTCATCTCCGAACTGTCCGGGGCGAGCGAATTCGTTGCCCGCGACATCGATGACCTCATCGAGACGGTCAAGGGGCTGATGCAGGCGGTGGGGCAGGAAACGCGCCAGATCCGGGCTTCGGTCAGCATCACCTTCGTCATCGTCATCATCGGGGCTGCCGTGCTGGCCTTCGTCTTCGGCGTCGTGGCCACCCGCAACATCATCCGGCGGGTGAACATGATGGTCAAGGCGCTGAACAAGGGGGCGGAGGGGGACCTGACCGTCCGGGTGACCACCAGTGCCACGGACGAGCTGTCGCTGCTCGGCCGGGACTTCAACATCATGCTGGAAATGCTGGGAGAGCTGGTCCGGAAGGTGAACCACTCCCTGGTGGAGGTGGGGCAGATTTCCGCCAACATCTTCGAGGCTTCGCGCCGGGTCATGGCTGCGGCGGAAGTCCAGGCCGAGGGGGTGTCCCTGACTTCGTCGGCCGTTGCCCAGATCAATACCTCCATCAAAGAGGTGTCCCGCGGCGTCGACGGCCTCTCCCTTTCCGCCTCGGAAACCTCGTCGTCGATCCTTGAAATGGCCGCCAGCATCGAAGAGGTGGCCGTGAACGTGGACTCCCTGGCCCAGGCCGTTGAGGAGGTGAGCTCTTCGGTGATGGAGATGGCCGCGTCCATCAAGCAGATCGCCAACAGCGTCGTGAGCCTCCAGGATGTGACCACCACCACTGCCTCGTCCGTGGCCGAGATGGACAGCTCGATCAGGCAGGTGGAGAAAAACGCCATGGAGACCGCTGCCATTTCCGAAGAGGTGCGGCGGGATGCGGAAATGGGCAAGGCCTCGGTTGAAGCGACCATTGCCGGTATCCACGAGATCAAGCGTTCTTCCCGGATCACCTCGGAAGTGATCGAAACCCTTTCCGTCAGGGCCACCGACATCGGCGCGATTCTGTCGGTCATCGACGAGGTGGCCGAGCAGACCAACCTGCTGGCCCTGAACGCCGCCATCATCGCGGCCCAGGCGGGCGAACACGGCAAGGGATTCGCCGTTGTGGCCGACGAGATCAAGGAACTGGCCGAGCGGACCACCAGTTCCACCCGCGAGATCGCCCAACTGATCAAAGGGGTCCAGGACGAAACCGCCCGGGCCGTGGAGGCCATCGACCTGGCCGAAAAGAGCATCGCCGACGGCGAGGCCCTGTCCCATAAATCGGGCGAGGCCCTGGCCAAGATCGTTTCCGGCGTCCAGGGGGCCACGACCCAGGTGGAGAGCATTGCCCGGGCCACCATGGAACAGGCCAAGGGAAGCCAGATGATCCGCAGCGCCATGGAGCGGGTTTCAGACATGATCGCCCAGGTGGCCAGCGCCACCCGTGAGCAGGGCAAGGGGAGCGACATGATCATGGCCGCCGCGGAGCGGATGAAGGGGCTTACCTCCCAGGTCAGGATCTCCACCCGTGAGCAGAGCAAGGTGGGCTCGTTCATCGCCCGTTCCACCGAGAACATCACCGACATGATCCAGCAGATCAAGCGGGCCTGCGACGAGCAGTCGCGGGGCAGCGACCAGATCATCCGCGCCGTGGAAGACATCCAGGAGTCGACCTCGACCAACCTCGGCTCGGCGCGGATGATGGACGATGCGGTTTCGCGGCTGTCCCGCCAATTGGAGGTCCTTGAGCGGGGGATGAGCAGTTTCAAGGTGGAGGATCGGCACCCCGGAACCGGGGCCGGGGACCTGCGCACTCCCTGA
- a CDS encoding lytic transglycosylase, whose product MKKMILVLAGTMLFSVSCNQSGLRKEAGPTAHFAAATDLEVRRLMEQGVEYDERQRQARAIAVVFAKRTTPERAHKLAALCYLKTLGTDLMPLDLAEIALSETGSLGFNAKAVSPKGALGVWQLMPYRAASHGYRPEEMQDDEKCAEAAVRELYSKLDMANGDLVRAKKLYCGVGPEADAYEIKRRRYRREILRELEPSLPVRAQELRIEVEQAS is encoded by the coding sequence ATGAAAAAGATGATACTAGTATTGGCAGGAACGATGCTCTTCAGCGTCTCCTGCAACCAGAGCGGACTTCGCAAGGAAGCCGGTCCGACGGCACACTTCGCCGCCGCGACCGATCTGGAGGTCCGCAGGCTCATGGAGCAAGGCGTCGAGTATGATGAACGACAGCGCCAGGCCCGGGCCATCGCAGTCGTCTTCGCCAAGAGGACGACCCCTGAGCGCGCCCACAAGCTCGCAGCCCTCTGCTACCTGAAAACCCTCGGCACCGACCTCATGCCGCTCGACCTGGCGGAAATAGCCCTCTCGGAAACCGGTTCCCTCGGATTCAATGCCAAGGCAGTCTCGCCCAAAGGGGCGCTCGGCGTGTGGCAGTTGATGCCGTACCGCGCCGCCAGCCACGGTTACCGGCCCGAGGAGATGCAGGACGACGAGAAGTGCGCCGAAGCCGCCGTGCGGGAGCTCTACAGCAAGCTCGACATGGCAAACGGCGACCTTGTCCGTGCCAAGAAACTTTACTGTGGCGTCGGCCCCGAGGCCGATGCCTACGAGATCAAGCGGCGCCGCTACCGGAGAGAGATCCTCCGTGAACTGGAGCCGTCGCTTCCGGTGCGGGCCCAGGAGCTCCGCATCGAAGTGGAGCAGGCTTCATGA
- a CDS encoding tryptophan synthase subunit beta (catalyzes the formation of L-tryptophan from L-serine and 1-(indol-3-yl)glycerol 3-phosphate), translated as MKLPDRQGHFGQFGGRYVPETLMPALLELEQAYNHYRHDREFKEEFDYYLRQYVGRPNPLYFAEKLTQKLGGAKIYLKREDLNHTGAHKVNNTIGQGLLAKRMGKKRVIAETGAGQHGVATATIAALFGMECEVFMGEEDIRRQALNVFRMKLLGATVTPVTAGTATLKDAMNEALRNWVTYIHNTFYVIGTVAGPHPYPAMVRDFQAVIGREAKAQHRKVEGRLPDVLVACVGGGSNALGLFYPFLNDREVRMVGVEAAGHGIASGAHAAPLCAGSVGVLHGNKTYLLQDEFGQIANAHSISAGLDYPGVGPEHAWLKDAGRAEYVSVTDEEALAAFTLLTREEGIMPALESSHAIAHVVKLAPTLPKEQTIVVCLSGRGDKDIHTVADAMGVCF; from the coding sequence ATGAAATTACCCGACAGGCAGGGCCATTTCGGCCAGTTCGGCGGCCGCTACGTGCCGGAAACCCTCATGCCGGCCCTGCTGGAGCTGGAGCAGGCCTACAACCACTACCGGCACGACCGCGAGTTCAAGGAGGAGTTCGACTACTACCTCCGCCAGTACGTGGGGCGGCCCAATCCGCTCTATTTCGCCGAAAAGCTCACGCAAAAGCTCGGGGGCGCGAAGATTTACCTCAAGCGCGAGGACCTGAACCATACCGGCGCCCACAAGGTGAACAACACCATCGGCCAGGGGCTCCTGGCCAAAAGGATGGGGAAGAAGCGGGTCATCGCGGAGACCGGCGCGGGGCAGCACGGGGTTGCCACGGCCACCATCGCGGCCCTGTTCGGTATGGAGTGCGAAGTCTTCATGGGGGAGGAGGATATCCGGCGCCAGGCCCTGAACGTCTTCCGGATGAAGCTCCTGGGCGCCACGGTCACGCCGGTGACCGCCGGGACCGCCACCCTGAAGGACGCCATGAACGAGGCCCTGCGCAACTGGGTGACCTACATCCACAACACCTTCTACGTGATCGGCACCGTGGCGGGGCCCCACCCCTATCCGGCCATGGTGCGCGACTTCCAGGCGGTCATCGGCCGGGAGGCCAAGGCCCAGCACAGGAAGGTCGAGGGGCGGCTGCCGGATGTGCTGGTGGCCTGCGTCGGCGGCGGCAGCAACGCCCTGGGGCTCTTCTATCCGTTCCTCAATGACCGCGAAGTGCGGATGGTGGGGGTGGAGGCGGCGGGCCACGGCATCGCCTCCGGCGCCCACGCGGCGCCCCTGTGCGCGGGGAGCGTCGGGGTCCTCCACGGCAACAAGACCTACCTGCTTCAGGACGAGTTCGGCCAGATCGCCAATGCCCACTCCATATCCGCGGGTCTCGACTACCCCGGCGTCGGCCCGGAGCATGCCTGGCTCAAGGATGCGGGCCGGGCCGAGTACGTGTCGGTTACGGATGAGGAGGCCCTGGCGGCCTTCACGCTCCTTACCCGCGAGGAGGGGATCATGCCGGCACTGGAGTCGTCCCACGCCATCGCCCACGTGGTGAAGCTGGCGCCGACGCTGCCGAAGGAGCAGACCATCGTGGTCTGCCTCTCGGGCCGGGGGGACAAGGATATTCATACCGTGGCCGATGCCATGGGGGTATGCTTTTAG
- a CDS encoding N-(5'-phosphoribosyl)anthranilate isomerase — translation MVRVKICGITSLEDALVAVEAGADALGFVFHDESPRHVTPEQAAGIIAGLPPFIQTVGLFVNRPLAFVNDTAARCRLDLVQLHGDEPPEFCAAVERRVIKAFRVKDITSLDPIRHYRVAAHLLDAYSPKAYGGTGLTFNWDIAAAAKAFGPLILAGGLTPDNVREAVETVKPYAVDVSGGVESAPGRKDAARVREFIRRAKGW, via the coding sequence ATGGTCCGCGTCAAGATCTGCGGCATAACATCCCTTGAGGATGCCCTCGTGGCGGTGGAGGCCGGGGCCGACGCCCTGGGCTTCGTTTTTCACGACGAATCGCCCCGCCACGTGACGCCCGAACAGGCCGCCGGCATCATCGCCGGGCTTCCGCCGTTTATCCAGACCGTGGGGCTCTTCGTGAACCGTCCCCTGGCATTCGTCAACGACACGGCCGCCCGCTGCCGTCTCGATCTGGTCCAGCTCCACGGCGACGAGCCGCCCGAGTTCTGCGCCGCCGTGGAGCGTCGGGTGATCAAGGCCTTCAGGGTGAAGGACATCACCAGCCTCGACCCGATCCGGCACTACCGCGTGGCGGCCCACCTGCTGGATGCCTATTCCCCCAAGGCCTACGGCGGCACCGGCCTCACCTTCAACTGGGACATCGCAGCTGCGGCAAAGGCGTTCGGCCCGCTCATCCTCGCCGGGGGACTCACCCCCGACAACGTGCGGGAAGCGGTGGAAACGGTGAAGCCCTATGCCGTGGACGTCTCGGGCGGCGTGGAAAGCGCGCCCGGCCGGAAGGACGCGGCCAGGGTGCGGGAGTTCATCCGGCGGGCCAAGGGATGGTAA